The genomic interval CGTTGGATATGATTTGTGCAAAACCTGAAGAGGGTTTCCTATATGAGCAAATTACtctaccattcaaaggttttgttgtttttaaaattcttagtaaaggctgcatttatttgaacaaaaatgcaatagaaacagaaatattgtgaaataatattacaagtTTAATTACcaattttctatttgaatatacgttaaaatataatttattatattttgcgGAGTTCACACCACAAATATAACGATAAATGCACAGCGAAACTTTATTATGGGGATCACTTTCAGAGCAGAATCCATATCCTGCTATAACAagcttgagaatttaaagcagcagacgtgcttaaagggttactccaccatCATTAATCACTCACTCCCGTGTCGATCCAAACCCAAAAAATCTCacttcatccaaaatatcttaaattgtgttttccgaagatgaacgaagcATTCGCGGCTTTACTAATAAGTTTATTTGTCAAGATCCCTGTGTTGTTTTAGGATTTACTTCTGATGTTGTGATGGGAACAATGTGTTTACGGTGTTTGCCTTCAACAGAAGTATCCAGTAAAAGAACTGGCCACTGATGGGAAAGAGGTCATCTGGGATAGCAAGAGGGGCTTCATCCTGCCCAGTCACGTGGTCAGCTATGCTGGGGTGGTCTACTGCCAAACTACTATTCGAAACGAGACCTATCAGTCATCACCCTACATTGTGGCTGTCGTAGGTAagcaaaaaaagacaacagGTTAATTTGCACGAAGCTGCGTGATTAAGAAACATGATATGACCACGGTTTGTGCATCTAACGTTTTGCAAGCATGTCAGAAATGATAAAACTGTTTTTGATGAGGAAAGATTGCATTTGTTGAGACTGGAGGTCCGTGCGGTGTGAGATCAGCTGCTCGGGTCTCAGGAGAACAATGCTCCACCCGGCACGTCCCTTACTCCCCTTCCCTCTTCCGCAGGATACAAGATCCATGACCTCACCCTGAGTCCAACTCATGAGAGGCTAACGGTAGGGGAGAGGCTAATGCTAAACTGCACCGCTCACACCGAACTTAATGTGGGAATCGACTTTCAGTGGACCTTCCCTCATGAGAAGGTCAGTAACATATTCAGAAAAGTTTAATACAAATTAACCTCAGTCTTCGGCATTTGTGATATAATCTTGTATGCCACAGAAAAATAACTGGACTGGCCcctggagtttttttttttttttctcgcttgTCTCCTTCCTGTTCTCTACATACATTTTGCAATGTCCGGTGATGAAAAACAGCCAGAAACAGTCTAAACAAAAGCTGTCTGTTACGTCTTTATTTGATAGCAGGTGTGTGACAGCTTGCCTCTGTTGATGTACGAACCATAAATAGTAACAAATATCTAGAACTTCacctttataaatataattacaatttaaaattaacaatGCATAATTTAACACTATGgtggcaaaactgaattttcagtagtCCTTATTCCAATCTTCAGTGTCCGTATGCAGTTTAAAAacgtttattattatcatcaatgttgaaaacagttacacatgttcaaaaaaaaaataatcgaATATTTCTGTGGTAACTTTAATTAACACACGCCCAcaacattcctttaaaaatgaacaacagaTAATCTTTTCTGTGACATTTTCCATAAATAACATccatttctctctgtttctctcctcCTGCAGAGAGGCATCAACAGCTCGATACCACGCCATGAGACCAGGTCCTACAAGAAGAAGCTGTGGAACTCCTTAGAACTGTCTAATACTCTCATTGTAGAGAATGTAACTGTAAATGATACAGGAGAGTACATCTGCACAGCCTCTAGCGGTCAGATGCAGAAGATTGCCCGAGTAGCCCTCATCGTCTATGGTATGCGCTTTTAGAAAAAACCACTAccgccaaaaatgaaaactctgtcattaatttctcatGTCGCTCCAGAAGACCTTTGATCATCTtcagaatacaaattaagatgaTATCCAAGAGAAAATATCGCGGTCAAGGCGCAGAAACGTagttatgacatttttatatgacATCAGtggtaatgttatgaagctacaagattGCTCGATTCAATTCAGTCAGCTGGCCATCATTCACTAGAGTACCATGCTGCATATTGAACATAGCcattatttaaactgttttcttCGCTAGGGTGAGTACTTAATGacatcattaacattttttggtgaactgtgcctttaatCAAATGAGAGCATTATATAATTGAAAGCGTCTACATTTCAGTGCTGCTGGAACACCTAAGCTAGCATAAAGGCCATatgttttacagtacaaataatacaatactGTATAAGACAATGCTTTAATACCTTATGCTaatatattaattgatttttCAGAGAAACCATTTATAGCGCTCAATGATCAGATGTTGCAGACTGTGGAGGCAACCGCTGGCCAGGAAGAGGCAAAAATCCTGgttaaatattatgcatatcCAGAGCCCTTCGTCAGGTGGTAAGtggttattatattatattaaactgtattatattgtacagtatattattGAACGTACCTATAAAGAATAGATTAGGATGTTGTGCAATCCAGACTGAACTTTGACTGATTCTTGTCTATCCAGGTATAAGAATGATCAGATAGTGGGGAAGGATGAGTACAGGATGAAGCCCAACAGAGGATCTCTTACTATATACGGGGTGACAGAGAAGGATGCTGGGAATTACACCGTTGTCATGACAAATAAGATTACCAAGGAGGAGCAGAGAAGAACATTTCAACTGCTGGTTAATGGTAGTGaatctcttctcttctcttctcttctcttctcttctcttctcttctcttctcttctcttctcttctcttctcttctcttctcttctcttctcttctcttctcatcTGTTAAGCTGACTGTTTTATATGTACAGTTCATCCTAAGATCTTTGAGAAGGAAGTGACGTTGGATCGAGATGTTCACATGTACGGCAGCAGCCCTACACTGAGATGCACAGCTAGCGGAGGATCCAGCCCTGTCACAATACAATGGCAGTGGATGCCCAGAGAGGACTGCCCAGTCCGGTTTCTGTAAGTCTTACGTCACGTGATTTGATACGATCTTCTTATTTTGCTTCGACTGTATCCCGTAAATAATACAGCCAAGAATGTAGACagttaaaatagaaatagaaactTAATGTCGAATAAATGTTTGTGCACACATGCATTACTTTTCGTAGTGTTTTaccaatatattatttttgatttcCTCTTTATATTGTGCTATCTTATTCGAAAAAAAATTAGCATCTTTGTCGTGGTGCACGTACGCCACTATACCCTTTCTtgttctctttttcctctttgcTCTTGCATGACAAATTGTTCACGGTATTTCTCATTTGTACATTCTTCTGGAAGAAATGTCATGCaaatgctaaaacacatatatcaCAGCAAGAACTGAATTTTTTTCACCAGCAGCTTGCTATAAGGAAAGAGCAGAAACCAAACAAATCTGCATTTGCCTGTAGCAAAAcctgtcaaaatcatactcccTAAAtcgcaacatttaaaaaaaaaaaaaaaaagtatatttgtgTGGGGAAGCCAGTTACTGTGCTGTTTAAGTCGATAATATCATTGGTTATTGTTTTGCTGACAAAATATGCACGGAATGAGAATGTtcgtctgtctttgtttactcAGTGCTCATTTTTCTTTGAAGAGAAGGTGTATCAGAACTGTGCAAGCATATTTGTTTCTGGTGTTCCTCAGTGCAATTCATTAGCATGTTGTGCTCTAAATGGGCATTCATCCTGAAACGACTGTTGGGATTGGGCTGTCAGTATGACTGCTTTGGTTAGAGAGCTCTGCTGTACTGAGAACTCAGCTCCTGTGAGATTTAGTTGAATTGTGACTGTGATTGGCAGCCTGCATTCGCAGAACATCACTTCCAAGGATGTTGTGATCATGTAATGAACATTCAGGGTCAGGAATCACGCAAGCCTTATCTTCGGATTGCACCCTCGCCTACTTCCGTAGTCCTCATCACAACTTCCTGTTGTTCTAAAAGCAGAAGCATTCAAATCCAGTGTCCTTgatcaaacataaaaataacacaatgtCTGTCACTGCATCCGACTAACAAGAGTTCACCCTCTCTCTCACCTCTTATTACGGCTTTTGTGTGtcctatttttgtgtttgtcttttttttcccaactcTTTTTCCCTTTTCCGCTCTTTCTCTGTCTCGTCTCTCACAGCTGACCTACATGAAGTGCTGATGTCCAACTCTAATCTAAACCTGATGTTTGTTAATAATTTCTGTTGCTTATAAATATGTGTGGCAGAAGTAAGAATTAGAGAATTGAATGGAGTCCGTTATAGGATGGTCTAAATTTAGACTGTTAATAACCGGTGCATTGTTGTTGATTTTGAGTTTTCTGTTCCTGCTGGGGATAAGTAGAAGTGTATATTAGAAGTGTATAGAAGTGTCTGCTTTTATGAGATATGGATTGTTCTgtccttgtaaaaaaaaaaaaaaataataattatatatatatatatatatatgaattgtaatatttaatgtcatttttctttattttattattatgtgttacACAGACCTAAGTCAGACCAAAGTGTGGTTAAGTGTAACAAGTGGAGGGAGATATCAAACAACACAGGGAAGAATCCCATCATCAGCCCCACATCTGTCATTGAACGCTCTCTTAAGGTAAACATCAGCTCCAATCCTGTGCCAGTGTGCTGTGTTCACCTCCGCTTCTCAACATGCAAAAAGCTATTTCTACACACAGAATATACTGCTGGGTCCTAAAAGTATGAGATCTAAACCTGGTAATAAATGTGAAGCAAAAAATTtgaatgtactgtaaaataaataagattctgcactatttttaatagtaatacaATTAATAAGTGAATGTACAGCATGAAGTGCTTTGTAAGTTAGCCAAATGCTTGAAGCTTAAGATGGTCTGTGGATCACCACAATGATGATGGAGAACATGATCATCAGATTTTAAGCACTCTTGAGTTCATGAGTATCGCTATCATTAAAGCAAAAGAGGCACAAACCATTTCTAaatttacattctttttttttagtttaactattaagtaaaaccaaaatgcattttatgactTATGGACTTCACTGCATCAATGGCTGCATTTCCATTACACTTCAAATTGCGCaaattaaaattgtgaattGAAAATATGCCTAATGGAAATTTCACaaaactcaaatatatatatatatatatatataagtttttgCACTCAGATGAGGTGGTTTTTTAAGGCAataggaaaaaaagaataattcacaAAACTGCAATGGAAACAGGTTTTTGCTTTTACAGGGCACATGacatatgttaaatatatcGCTCTGCTTTCCTTGGCATTAATGCTCAGACAGTTGCACACATCTGTAGAGCAGTACGGCTCTGATACCTCCACTGAAGCTGATTTCAGCCACTCTAGATGATGCTTGTATTAATCTCAGACCATGAAAGTTTCTGAAGGGGCTCTCTGTGCTGCTTCTATGATGCACGCATATGCCTCCTTTGAAGAAATATATTCAACATTCCTCAAATCCCTCTAAAATTTATGACAAAAGGCAAAGGGTTATGTTTTAGTCGCATAACAGTGGTTAATGAAAACTCGTTTTGCAATACTTTTTAATTCGGCATTGATAAAATCTATGATAAATCATTCAATTTTGTGCAAATCTGTAATGGAAATGTGactataatgtatttttaaaatcatccaTTGCCTTCGATACGGTTTTGATGATCTGCTGTTGTCCAATAGACCATCAGCACACTGAAGATCCAGAAAGCAGTTGATCATGCCCTGTACAGGTGCATTGCTTCCAATAAGATGGGAATAGAAGAGCGAGTCATTGTGTTTCAAGTAGCTCGTGAGTGCTCACTCTAAATACCAACTTCTGCTCCAATCAAATTTTAAGAAGTGGTCAGATCTGAACTTTTGATGTTTGTCTTCATCACAGGTTTCCTCAATCTAAGCGTCCTCCCCTCCAGCAGTCCTATCGAGGGAGAGGATGTGTTAATGCGCTGTGTAGCCGATCGACTGCTGTACTCTAACTTGCGTTGGTATCGGGTAACAAACATAGCCAACCCCGATGCCTCTCCGGCAGCCGTGCCCTGCGATACCCTTACCCTGTCACCTCTCCACCAGACCAATGTCACCATATCAGGCCCGAAGGGAACCAATGCAACGCTAGACCTGCCCATACCCAGTGCCACATTGATGGACCAAGGCCTATACGCTTGCCAAGTGGAGAATGTGGGCACCAGTGAGAGAACCTGCTTACTTTACAACCTCAGACTCAGAGGTTAGTCCATGATCTTTAGAAGACTTCCAATCATTATTCGTGTCATTTTGTttgttggtgatgctagtggtGCAGAAACCGCACAATTAATAGCCTATATTTAGCTCAGTTTACATGTGCTCAGATGTGATACATTGCAAGAAATATTGCATAAGCTTGCATGTACATCAAAGGTCACATTATGTCTTTCTGCAGCTCTTGAGATGTCAAGAATTGTGACCAATCTGACTGACCAGAAAGTCAATGTGAGCGACTCTACTACTCTTGTGTGTGAAGTGTCCGGGACACCAACCCCTAATATAGTATGGACTAAAGACAACCAGACTGTCATGGAGGGGTCAGGTGAGCAACATAAAGCCTCTATAGaagtacaaaaatattgtaGGTGCAAGAATAAACTCTACTAAAACTCTCTATATCTGCAGCAATAATCAATTTGCAGTTGCCTTAGGGTTGGAATACAATACACAGCTTTTGCATGGATTTTTAccatttgtaattaaattaagataAGTATTACATTAAGACTTTAAAAAATAGGTTTCTTTATAATATACCTATAAAGTAGTATAAGGTTTATTATAAAGAATAAGAATATAGGTATATTATATAAtagcgtatatatatattgcttatGATGAGTCAACACTGGTTTCCAGATGCAGTTTTTTGATAGTTGGAGTTATCATAATCATTCTGCATGTAATCGCCAAAGATACTATCAGTTCACGTGTTGAAGGGAAATCTGATTTGTAATAATCTGATGTCATCTTTGTATTTCACCACAATTCTCAGGCTTTAGAATAAACTCATTTATCGTTTAGTGAAGCTGAATTTCTTCAGTTTGGCTTTAGTGTGCTTTACAGAAAGGCAAATTGTTTCGTTTTCCCTTCATTTTTGAGACAGATATTCAAAAATGACTAATAGCTACCTGTCCATTTAGATCCAGCACAAATTAAATCAACTTCAGGAATACTCTGTAATACGCAACTGTTACCTTAAGAAGCTATGTCTGTCTGACccttaaaatgaattataatctATTGTAGTGAAGTGTATTCTCATGATATAATATAGCGTTTATTGATTGCATCCAGATAAAACCAGATAAAGTGTTATGCCATGAAGCACATACATTTTGCTACCTATGGTAATGTACAGTAATAACTGATTATTTTTGTACAGTGGCAGTAACGCTCGTGCGTTTCTGTTGTCAGGTGTGATTCTGAAACAGTCAAATCGTGTTTTAACCATCCAACGGGTGAAAAAAGAGGACAGCGGTCTGTACGTATGTACTGCCTGTAACCAGCAAGGTTGTGACTTTCACGAGGCGCGTATCACTGTAGATGGTGAGTGtgttaacaatttatttataaacatttttgatattgaaaacaacaaaaaaaacatgttttgtaacattactgTCAATgttgataaatttaatgcatctttgctttaataaaactctattaaataaaaaaaaaaaaacattttttttgtttttaaatgtggcAGGTAGATTCACAATAGTTTGTCAGTTACAGCTCAACATGTAAAACATCACTTAGTAGCCACACTATTAAAGACCCCCTTTTAATAGGATACCTGTCATGTAACGTGTCATGGTTGTTGCGAGGCGAGCTCAGTCTCGCACCGACTTTTATCCTCATTGAGATTTTGTTGTAATCAAGGCCCTGTGGCAAAAATAGCTCTCTTTTTAGTCTGTCAGGAAGGGGGCTCTGTTAGTGTGCATCCTTTAGGGAGTgcttaaagaaaacaaagcaaaatccCAGAACACAAAGAAGAGAGGGGCGTCCCACCCTCTATATCACTCTCCTCTATGTCACACACAGTTTTCCCAGTCACTTACATCTCTGTATGGTTCCACCTCTCGCCTCACACACATAAAGGACAGAGAGCGCAAAGGCCCACAAATAACTGAGACGTACTCGGTGTGTACGTGACTCGCTTCTCGGCATCGCTGTTTGTTGTTGTCACGGCAAAGGCGACTGTCGCCTGACTGTCGCAACTAGAAGCATTCACTAACGGCCCTGTTCCCACAAAGAGTAAAAGAGAGGAAGACAGAAAGGTATAAATCggtaacacttcacaataaggtgtcatttgttaacattagataatgtattaattaacatgaacgaACAACATCTGAACAACAACTCAGCTGTTTAACTCTAGGAGAGGTGTTCCTTTACCTAAAGTTACCTAAGACTAATCATGTAGCGATCCACCGAGCAGCTGAGTGTTCTCATACAGAAAAGAGAACATGCTATTTCTCATCTAATGTGATTCAGTTCTGCTGGTCTTATTTTGATTGGACGAAATATGAGGTCAGCAAACAATTCACATTCCTTGCTCTTGTAGCCATGACACACACCCAGCAGCACTCAAATATTTCCTGTAAAATCAGTTTTTCCAGGCAATTTGTGCCTCCCTTtcctattaatattaaaatgaagaagCATTTTTCCTGCTCCTCTCCAAAGTAAGACATTTATCTTCAGTGGCAatcttctcatttttttttttttttttgccaaaattgTACCAAACAGACAAAGATACGTCAATTCATGTCAtgtctttaatattaatatcgactataataatatttaaaagtgttatttttataatactgttattgtatctgtctgtctttctgtatctaaatgtatttttgctatctatctatctatctatctatctaactaaCTGAAATCTAGTATATTTTTGTTGATCTCATAGGTGCAGAAGAAAAGATGAACGTGGAACTGATCATGCCTATTGGTGCCGTGGTCATCGCCATGTTCCTCTGGCTCCTCATCGTCTTCGTCATCCGTAATAGGAAGCGGGTAACATTCCATCTCTTTCCCTTTTCCTTGTTTGCTTCCCTCTCTCATTTTCACGCACAGGCGCACACTTCGCTCTCCTGACTGATCAAAACTGACTACCCGGACTTGGCTTACATCGTCTCTATTGTATGCTCATCCCACATTCTGCTGCGATGCGTCACGTACACCGGCCAGCCGTGGGCCTCGATTCTGCCTCTGAGCATGATAGCGGCTTCCAGAAACTCATTAGCGGGTGTCTTTATAATGAGGGGTTGATTCTGGGAGACTTAAGCTGGACAAAGTTGGAGGTCTTGCTCTGTGTTTGTCATTCAGTCATGCCATCCCTACCTCTTCCCTCTCTCTAGCTGCCTAATGAAGGAGATCTGAAAACTGGCTACCTGTCAATCATTCTGGACTCAGATGACATGCCAATGGATGAGCACTGTGAGAGACTGACCTATGATGCAAACAAGTGGGAATTCCCACGTGACAGACTGAAGCTAGGTGAGACTTGGCTGAACgtgagaaataaaatgataataataattaaaataataataccaataataattaaaagaccAATATGGGATGTCTGGaaaaaatctggaaaaacaaaacacacacacacacacacacacaaatatatatattttttacacataaatatctatatatctcaTTATATTTAATGAGTGTATTTATACAATGCAATTAGTTAATcccttttgttaataaaagacCGGAACAAAGTAAACTGTgtaactgtgattttttttttctccatataacatttatttgttaagttatatactatatgtatatacttaagttatattttgtttttattttattatatgtttttatatttatctgtatgaatgtgtttatttttccatattatttattttataattatttatttatattatttattttatctatatcTGTATTTTATCTGTTCTTGATCATCtagatttatgatttatagatttaaaattattgtttttttttgtttgttcattttctattataaacaaataaatagtaattcCATTATAACTGGGTGTAAGAATATTATGAAACATATTAcgcatgttttttcttcttggGGATGGAGAAGTGAGCATATTGTAACTTGCCCAGAATAACCATCAGAGTTTAGGCCTCTGACCTCTTTTAAAGTCCTAATTTAACCTCTGTAAACAGCTGTAAATGTCAAGTAAGTGTTCGCAAATGTGTGATACTGTGTTTTTCAGGAGAGCCGCTGGGCAGAGGGGCATTTGGTCAAGTCGTGGAGGCGACGGCATATGGTATTGAGAAGGCCACCACCTGTACTACAGTAGCAGTGAAGATGCTCAAGGGTATGAGGCGTCTGTTCACTGACATTAATAAACTGACCGCACTTATCTTTCATAACACAACTGACAGAAGCGTTATTAATCTCCAACAGAGGGCGCTACCACCAGTGAGTACCGTGCTCTGATGTCTGAGCTGAAGATCCTCATCCATATTGGTCACCATCTCAATGTGGTTAACCTTCTAGGAGCCTGcaccaaaccaggaggtgagcATAATTCTCAAAAGCCAGTCATAGTAAGAAAGGTGTCAGAAATGCCATAAAGCGGTTGTGCATCGTTGAGAAGAATACAGCGTGCCCGCATTAAAGGCctttcctcttcttcctcttttctttcctcCTTCAGGACCCTTGATGGTGATTGTGGAGTACTGTAAACATGGTAACCTCTCCAGCTATTTAAAAAGCAAGCGAGGAGAGTACAGTCCCTACAAGGTAAATTCCATCGTAGTGCAACTAGTAAAATCAGGCTGTGATGTGGTTTTGAAGATCTCAGCTCTTCCTTTTAACAGTGTCCTCTGATGTGGTCAGATTGATTCGGGGGCCTCATGCAAGCCTTTAaacgttgttgttgttatgaaCTGTGGCTGATACACTGGTGCTTCTTGTACTCATCCACACGTGTTGTGTTTCTCAGAAGCGAACTCCACGGATGCCGTGCAGGAGGGAGGTGCAGCAGGAAGAGGATTTGCATGAGGGGGATCTGGGTCTGGGGACCAGCACTCGGCTGGACATCTGCACTGGTACGGCCATGTGCACCAGGACAGGAGAACAGACCCCCACCAACCAGCAGCAGGATGAACAAGGTACACTATGTTAGTCCCTAGAACTCTGTCTGCACGAGGATGAAATGCAAACCATATCAGACTGgatcaaatgtttaaattagtATTGTCATTTCgttcatataaatattagcatatGAATCACATTTTGAACTCTGTCAATTCAATCTAAACGCTATTCTCCATGTAAAACTTATGTAACTGCAAAATGAATGAgtgaaattataattattttattatttatagtaattattctaattattgAGCAGCTTAAATTAGCTCATTATTTAAGATCATAGTTTCTACTTTTAAGAATAATGTcacacaatattaatgttttaatattaaaacttcaaacacatacataaatgagcaaattctgttaatattattcatattcttTCTAATTATTAGGCAGCTTTAATGAgttcatattatttatgtataaatatctaaacaaatgtaaaacaagATACACTTGcttaaatttgtttaataaattaatataataagacttttttttattttgatatataatttttttcattgccATATAGTTTTCTCCTGTTTTTAGGtctagtgttattttagtattataaaGATATTGTTTCTTAATAGaattagatttgtttattttttcagtttttaattttatgtgtttttgtcattttaacatttatattcatatgttaATCTTTTACTccaacttatttatttatgttaattgacagtgttttttaagtttatctaatatttagattttactttatatcagctttatttcagtttattgacattttatttgtatgaacttttttttactttaaaaaattgtaGCTAGATGAAagattcaaatttttttatattatgtgtcATCTGCTCATATACAGAGAGTTCAGACTGGGATCACCTGACGATGGAGGATCTTATCAGCTACAGTTTCCAGGTTGCCAAAGGCATGGAGTTCCTAGCCTCGCGAAAGGTAAAACTGAAACACATGACCATAGTCTGCTTGtgcgtatatatgtgtgtgcatgcaggtATGTGTGTACTTTGGTCATTAATGTTTACAATTCATTCAAGATGATTGCTTCAGTCATAAACACTTTGTGTTTGTAGTGTATCCACCGGGACTTGGCAGCCAGAAACATCCTACTCTCTGAAAACAATGTGGTGAAGATCTGCGACTTCGGGCTGGCCAGAGACGTGTATAAAGACCCCGATTACGTCCGTAAAGGAGATGTGAGGACTCTTACTAAACACACAGACAACTTCATCTCAGCTGTTCAGCGAAACTCATTTATACTGTACTTGAGCATTCCTCTTTGTCATGACAGGCTCGTCTTCCTCTGAAGTGGATGGCCCCTGAGACCATCTTTGACCGCGTGTACACCACACAGAGTGATGTTTGGTCCTTTGGTGTGCTGCTTTGGGAGATCTTCTCACTTGGTAACACAAAATGTGATATTAACATGAACACTGAGCTTATTAGACCTACTATAATAGGGTGACATGTCCCTATGGCCCATCTTCTTTGGTGCAGGTGCGTCTCCATACCCAGGTGTGTGCATTGATGAGTCTTTCTGCAGGCGACTAAAGGAGGGAACCAGAATGAGAGCCCCAGACTACGCCACACCTGAGATGTAACTATACCTCACACTATTAATCTTGCCGTTAAATTGAAGGTCTGTGGAAACAAGCAGTTGATCAAGGTTTTTGTAGTTCTAGCGATGCCAGTCATATTGTTTCCAATGGAAAAGTATAGTATCGTTTCATACTGTTTTTAtggacattatttttattattgaaatttatTGAGATTTGGCAACTGACTGAATCCTGAAAATGTAATCAAGCCCATCTCTTCCTTGTTAATGCGAATTTCTTCCAGATACCAGACCAT from Puntigrus tetrazona isolate hp1 chromosome 4, ASM1883169v1, whole genome shotgun sequence carries:
- the kdr gene encoding vascular endothelial growth factor receptor 2, producing MAKTSHVLSLVDILFTVNLVIAIELRFVPDPPTLNITEKTLKINASDTLEITCRGRQILEWSTPHNRTRSETRLTTTDCSGNGLFCSTLTLSKAIANETGEYRCFYKNLPVEDGKTSVSIYVFIQDYRTPFVRMAQDYDVVFIREGEQVVIPCLVSVENLDVTLYTKYPVKELATDGKEVIWDSKRGFILPSHVVSYAGVVYCQTTIRNETYQSSPYIVAVVGYKIHDLTLSPTHERLTVGERLMLNCTAHTELNVGIDFQWTFPHEKRGINSSIPRHETRSYKKKLWNSLELSNTLIVENVTVNDTGEYICTASSGQMQKIARVALIVYEKPFIALNDQMLQTVEATAGQEEAKILVKYYAYPEPFVRWYKNDQIVGKDEYRMKPNRGSLTIYGVTEKDAGNYTVVMTNKITKEEQRRTFQLLVNVHPKIFEKEVTLDRDVHMYGSSPTLRCTASGGSSPVTIQWQWMPREDCPVRFLPKSDQSVVKCNKWREISNNTGKNPIISPTSVIERSLKTISTLKIQKAVDHALYRCIASNKMGIEERVIVFQVARFLNLSVLPSSSPIEGEDVLMRCVADRLLYSNLRWYRVTNIANPDASPAAVPCDTLTLSPLHQTNVTISGPKGTNATLDLPIPSATLMDQGLYACQVENVGTSERTCLLYNLRLRALEMSRIVTNLTDQKVNVSDSTTLVCEVSGTPTPNIVWTKDNQTVMEGSGVILKQSNRVLTIQRVKKEDSGLYVCTACNQQGCDFHEARITVDGAEEKMNVELIMPIGAVVIAMFLWLLIVFVIRNRKRLPNEGDLKTGYLSIILDSDDMPMDEHCERLTYDANKWEFPRDRLKLGEPLGRGAFGQVVEATAYGIEKATTCTTVAVKMLKEGATTSEYRALMSELKILIHIGHHLNVVNLLGACTKPGGPLMVIVEYCKHGNLSSYLKSKRGEYSPYKKRTPRMPCRREVQQEEDLHEGDLGLGTSTRLDICTGTAMCTRTGEQTPTNQQQDEQESSDWDHLTMEDLISYSFQVAKGMEFLASRKCIHRDLAARNILLSENNVVKICDFGLARDVYKDPDYVRKGDARLPLKWMAPETIFDRVYTTQSDVWSFGVLLWEIFSLGASPYPGVCIDESFCRRLKEGTRMRAPDYATPEIYQTMLDCWLDRPKDRPTFTQLVEHLGNLLQASAQQDGKDYIPLTNGEMEEESGAPHLSVTSKRAFYAGNKEAQLHYDNAPPLGFPQQIDTCGVPISMTPFVNIPLEHTAVMNGHMDCGVGLSRDQMKALDRQGQRPLNFSPLLRCKSKESLASESSNQTSGYQSGYHSDDAEAPIYANEEMILKRDIRMKPPLPKRNDKFSGEVRYSAPPV